CTGTCTGGTGAGGCGGATTTACGTCCGTTGCGTGATGTTCTCCATCCTCCACTGGCCTTACCGGTCGCCGATGGCGGAGGAAGACTCACGTATCGAAGCTGGACCCAAGAACCTCTTCAGCCCGATGGCTGCGGTATTCCTGCTCCCGCCGAGGGAGAAGCTCTCCGACCCGATCAATTGGCGCTGCTTCTGGTGCCAGCGCTAGCGATAGACCGCCATGGAATCCGCCTGGGCTACGGCGGTGGTTATTACGACCGTCTCAGGGCTGATCCCGCTTGGGCCGCCGTACCGGCCTGGGTGGTGCTGCCCTTCACCTGCATGGTCACCGATCCGCTGCCCCGAGATCCCTGGGATGTTCCCTTCGCAGGTTGGATCACGGAACAGGGAGCTGGTCGGCCGACCTGAGTCGCCGCATAATGGACGTCATTGATCGTGCCTCCATGCTGCGTCTGCTGGCTCCACTGCTTTTGCTCAGCTCGGTTCTGCACAGCACAGCTTTGGCTCCCGCCAAGGCCCACCAAATCGAAAGTGCTCTGCATTACCTCGATGGCGATCTGCAACTGAGCAGCAGCTTTTCCAACGGGGAACCCACCCAAGGTGCCGTGGTGCGCTTGCTCAATGCCGATGGCACCCCTGGTCAGGAACTGGGCCGCACCAATGCCGACGGACGCCTCAGCCTCGACTTCAGCACGGTGGGCAACGGCACCGTCGATCTCCAGGTGGACGGCGGTCCAGGCCATCGTGACTACCTGGAACTGCCGGTTCACGATGGCGCCGTGAATCTGAACGAGGTGGTCATGCTCCCCTTCAGCCTGGTGTTGGTGGGGCTACTGGTTAGCGTGCGTCGTCGAAACGACTGAGCCCGTCATGGCCACCAGCACCGGCAGTGATGCCCTCGACCGGATGGTGGAGCGATTGGGCGGCACCGCCGATCCAAAGCGCCGCTACGAATACGTGCTTTGGCTGGCCAAAAAGCTCGCTCCCATGCCGGCAGAGGAGCAGACCGAAGACATCAAAGTGAAGGGGTGTGTGTCTCAGGTTTTTGTACGGGGCGCCCTGGATGACGGGCTGATGCGCTGGCGGGGAGACTCTGATGCTCTGATCACCAAGGGGCTTCTGGCCTTGTTGATCCAGGGTCTGGATGGGCTGACCCCGAGCCAAGTTCAAGCGGTGGACCCAGCCTTCATTGCCGCAACTGGGTTGCAGGCCAGCCTGACGCCCTCGCGCGCCAATGGCTTCCTCAACATTCTTCTGGCCATGAAGGACCAGGCCCGGCAGTTGGAGAACTGAAACCGGAACACGTCACTACATAGAGTCGCTCGAAATCGTTCCAAACGGGTCTCAGGGAATGGCAGCAAAGGTCGGCGTGGGTCTGCTGGGGCTGGGCACAGTTGGCGGTGGAGTGGCATCGATCCTCCAGAATCCCGACGAGCGCCACCCGCTGGTGGGTGAACTTGAGTTAATCCGGGTTGCCGTCCGCGACTTAAACCGGCCCCGCCCCGTGGCCCTGGACGCGAGCCTGCTGACAACCGATCCATCGGCGGTGATTCAAGACCCGGCGGTGGATGTTGTGGTGGAGGTGATCGGTGGTTTGGAACCGGCCCGCAGCCTGATTCTCCAGGCGATCGCAGCCGGCAAATCCGTGGTGACAGCCAACAAAGCTGTGATCGCACGCCACGGCCAGGAAATCACCGAAGCCGCGGCCGCCGCCGGGGTGTACGTGCTGATCGAAGCCGCCGTGGGTGGCGGAATTCCCATCATTGAGCCCCTGAAGCAGTCCTTGGGAGGCAACCGCATCAACCGTGTCAGCGGCATCATCAACGGCACCACCAACTACATCCTCACCCGCATGGCTGAGGAAGGGGCCGCCTATGACGCCGTGCTCAAGGATGCCCAAGAGCTGGGTTACGCCGAAGCCGATCCGGCAGCGGATGTGGATGGCCTCGATGCGGCCGACAAGATTGCAATCTTGGCCACCCTGGCCTTCGGCGGCAGTGTGGACCGCGCCGCAGTTCCCACCGAAGGCATCAGTGGCCTCCAGGGTGTGGATGTGGATTACGCCAACCAACTTGGCTATGGCGTGAAGCTGCTGGCGGTGGCTGAGCGCATGGCGGTGAGTGGCGATCCCCTGCCGCTCTCCCTGCGCGTGCAGCCGACTCTGGTTCCCATGGACCATCCACTGGCAGGCGTGAACGGAGTGAACAACGCCATCCTGGTGGAGGGCGACCCGATCGGGCGGGTGATGTTCTACGGCCCTGGAGCGGGGGCCGGCCCAACGGCTTCTGCGGTGGTTGCCGACATTCTCAACATCGCCGGCATCCGTCAGGCCAGCGACGGCCCCGGGAAGGTGGATCCACTTTTGGCTGCGGGCAGCTGGCGCCCTTGCGCCCTGGCCGATTCGGGCGACATTCGCCAACGGCACTATGTGCGTTTTAAAACAAAGGATGCGCCTGGCGTGATCGGCAACGTTGGAGGCTGCTTCGGAGAACGCAACGTTTCGATCCAGTCAATCGTGCAGTTCAATGCCAGTGACGCGGGAGCCGAAATTGTGGTGATCACGCATGAAGTGAGCCAACGGCAAATGAATGAGGCCCTCGAAGCGATCCAGGCCCTGCCTGAGGTATCGGGCCTGGCAGCTCACCTCGGCTGCCTCTAGGGAGCTCCCCCGCACTGGCCGAAGAGCCCGGGCGTGCGTCAGAATGTCAAGAACTTTCACAGCACAGATCTGAATTCTCGGATTTGTGCACGAAACGGTTCATGCAGAACCTCATCCGTTTGTTTCCGGGTCAAGGCTGCTCCCTGCAGGAGGGAGTCAACCCGATGACTGTGCACCAAGGGGACTGCGTCAACCTGGACAGTGACGACGACACCTATCAAGTGATCGGTGTGGATGGCGAACACGACCGCTGCTGGGTCCGCCGTTGGCCTCTGCAGAGGAGCGAAGGCTCACCAGTGTTCGAAATCTCTCTCGAGAGAATTCGCCAGGTCGGCTAACTCACTGTTGAATAGGCCGAACTTTTCGACGTCTGAGGCCTTTGAAGCGCACCAATCGCCCCACGAGATGGACGTGCGGTGGCGTGCTTATGGCCCTTGGCCTGGCCTTCACCCAGATGGGGTGTCAGGCTCCCCCCCCCACCAGCCGCATCACTGTGGCGTCCGCAGGGCGGATCAGTTCTCTGGATCCAGCCCAGGCCAGCACCCTGAGCACCACGCAACTGCTCAGCGCCCTGGGGGATCCGCTTTATCGCCTCAAGCGTGACGGATCACTGGAACCCCGGCTGGCGGCAGCGGCTCCAGTCCTGAGTGATGGCGGTCGCACCGTCACGATTCCGCTGCGCACCGATGTGCGCTTCCACGACGGAACCCCTTTCAACGCCGCAGCCATGGTCTTCAGCCTGCGGCGATTCCTCAACATCGGAACCCTCAGTTATGTGGTGGGCGATCGCATCGCATCGGTGGAGGAAGCCGATACGCACACCCTGCGTCTGCGCCTCAGTCGCCCATCCACCTCACTGCAGGGATTGCTGACGTCGATCAACCTCACCCCGGTTTCACCGACGGCCTACAGCAGCTACCAGGACCGTTTTCTGCACGACCGCTTTGTCGGAACAGGCCCTTACAAGCTCACCCGTTTCAGCGAACATCAGCAACGGCTGGAGCCCTTTGCCCAGTATTGGGGTGAAGCAACGCGCAACAAAGGTCTCGATCTGATCACGCTGAGCAACTCCACGGCGCTGTACGGGGCTTTGCGCAGTGGCGAGGTGGATCTTCTGCTCTCCGCTTCCATCGACGAGGACCAGCGCCATGCCCTGCATGAACGGGCGATCGCAGGAGTTCTGCAGGAATCCGTTGGTCCGGCGATGGAGATCGGCTACATCACCCTTCTGAGCAACCAAGAGCCCTTCCAGGACCCCAACCTCAGACGGGCCCTGGCCGTGAGTCTCAACCGCAAGGAGATCAGTGAACGGGTGAGCTACGGGCTCCGTCGTCCCCTGCGGGCACTGGTGCCCCCCAGCCTTCCCGGCGGAGCTTTGGCCTCATGGCCGCAACACAATCCCGACCAAGCCCGCGAGCTGCTCAAGGCTGCTGGCTACTGCAACGGCAGCCCACTGCGCTTTCCGCTCACCTTTCGTTCCAATGTGCCCGCCGACAAACTGCTGGCCCTCACCTGGCAGTCCCAGGTGCAACGGGACCTCTCCGACTGCCTGGTGTTGGATCTTGATGGCGTCGAGTCCACGACGATCTACCGCCAGCTCGGGGAGGGTGCCTTCAAAGCCGTGATGCTGGATTGGCGCGGCAGCTACCCCGATCCGGAGGCTTACCTGACGCCACTGTTGAGTTGCACATCGGAGAAGGGCGACACCTGCGTTGATGGGGAAGCTGCGATCAGCGGCAGCTTCTGGAATGCCCCCGGATTGCAGAACGCCCTCCTGGAATCGGACACGCTGGCGGGTGACAAACGCCGGAACGCCCTGGATCGCGTGGAACATCTTTCTGCCGACGGTGCGGCCTACATCCCCGTCTGGCTGGATTCCCCCCGGGCCTGGGCCCAACTGAACCTCAGGCCTCCACAATTTGACGGCAGTGGTCAGTTGATGCTCGCTGACCTGGAGCGCCGATTGGACGGAACAACAAACAACTGATGGGACGCGCCCGAGACCTTGCCCGCTACAGCGCCACACGCCTCGCCCTGGCGCCTTTGATGTTGTGGCTGATCGCCAGCCTGGTGTTTCTCTTGCTGCGCGTCGCACCGGGGGATCCCGTGGATGCGGTTCTCGGCAGCCGGGCGCCCGCTGCCGCCAAAGCTGCCATGCGAGCTCGGCTGGGGCTGGATCAGTCGTTGCTGGATCAGTACCTCAGCTATCTCAACGGGTTAATCCATGGAGATCTCGGGCAGGCACTGATCAACCAGGAACCGGTCAGGAGCATCATCGGTAAGACCCTTCCCGCCAGCCTGGAGCTGAGCGTCATCGCTCTGGTGGTTGCCGCTCTGGTCGGGCTGAGCATTGGCTTTAGCGGCATCGCCCTACCAGAAGGAAGCCTCGATCTGGGCGGTCGCCTCTATGGACTGGGCACCTACGCATTGCCGCCCTTCTGGGTCGCCATGCTCGTG
The Synechococcus sp. PROS-U-1 DNA segment above includes these coding regions:
- a CDS encoding 5-formyltetrahydrofolate cyclo-ligase; its protein translation is MSIKQTLRHHFRTQRHLGEAATRAIQEAVVDLVNGSSGGNRHVGIYWPLSGEADLRPLRDVLHPPLALPVADGGGRLTYRSWTQEPLQPDGCGIPAPAEGEALRPDQLALLLVPALAIDRHGIRLGYGGGYYDRLRADPAWAAVPAWVVLPFTCMVTDPLPRDPWDVPFAGWITEQGAGRPT
- a CDS encoding SufE family protein, coding for MATSTGSDALDRMVERLGGTADPKRRYEYVLWLAKKLAPMPAEEQTEDIKVKGCVSQVFVRGALDDGLMRWRGDSDALITKGLLALLIQGLDGLTPSQVQAVDPAFIAATGLQASLTPSRANGFLNILLAMKDQARQLEN
- a CDS encoding homoserine dehydrogenase — encoded protein: MAAKVGVGLLGLGTVGGGVASILQNPDERHPLVGELELIRVAVRDLNRPRPVALDASLLTTDPSAVIQDPAVDVVVEVIGGLEPARSLILQAIAAGKSVVTANKAVIARHGQEITEAAAAAGVYVLIEAAVGGGIPIIEPLKQSLGGNRINRVSGIINGTTNYILTRMAEEGAAYDAVLKDAQELGYAEADPAADVDGLDAADKIAILATLAFGGSVDRAAVPTEGISGLQGVDVDYANQLGYGVKLLAVAERMAVSGDPLPLSLRVQPTLVPMDHPLAGVNGVNNAILVEGDPIGRVMFYGPGAGAGPTASAVVADILNIAGIRQASDGPGKVDPLLAAGSWRPCALADSGDIRQRHYVRFKTKDAPGVIGNVGGCFGERNVSIQSIVQFNASDAGAEIVVITHEVSQRQMNEALEAIQALPEVSGLAAHLGCL
- a CDS encoding ABC transporter substrate-binding protein encodes the protein MALGLAFTQMGCQAPPPTSRITVASAGRISSLDPAQASTLSTTQLLSALGDPLYRLKRDGSLEPRLAAAAPVLSDGGRTVTIPLRTDVRFHDGTPFNAAAMVFSLRRFLNIGTLSYVVGDRIASVEEADTHTLRLRLSRPSTSLQGLLTSINLTPVSPTAYSSYQDRFLHDRFVGTGPYKLTRFSEHQQRLEPFAQYWGEATRNKGLDLITLSNSTALYGALRSGEVDLLLSASIDEDQRHALHERAIAGVLQESVGPAMEIGYITLLSNQEPFQDPNLRRALAVSLNRKEISERVSYGLRRPLRALVPPSLPGGALASWPQHNPDQARELLKAAGYCNGSPLRFPLTFRSNVPADKLLALTWQSQVQRDLSDCLVLDLDGVESTTIYRQLGEGAFKAVMLDWRGSYPDPEAYLTPLLSCTSEKGDTCVDGEAAISGSFWNAPGLQNALLESDTLAGDKRRNALDRVEHLSADGAAYIPVWLDSPRAWAQLNLRPPQFDGSGQLMLADLERRLDGTTNN